A DNA window from Daucus carota subsp. sativus chromosome 3, DH1 v3.0, whole genome shotgun sequence contains the following coding sequences:
- the LOC108212617 gene encoding transcription factor CYCLOIDEA encodes MYPSNGYVNATFPEYDFNPNSEIQDLSSSNSSCLFNFPSPLNQYGDEAIYLQQFHAILSQNNLDSPGALNEMTVPDITAYSCENNNSGTVMEHVGAGESTDQPPEKKKLSKKDRHSKINTIHGPRDRRMRLSLDVARRFFGLQDILGFDKASKTVEWLLRQSKMAIKELTGQTNKGSDTFSLWASASDCEVVSGIDEFSVPETASTTKTDGSPSTQRKNKRIRRVRKPTFYPFDKESREKARERARERTKDKKRQQQQLDDQHSTNLMTWSPIGSSKDLAGSSHNTITYNSLPSLDEVEEMQNGCEESINIIDPNLFMIAGNWSPSALLNYQHSEISHEFADFQFHGYHNQIF; translated from the exons ATGTACCCCTCAAACGGCTATGTAAATGCTACTTTTCCAGAATATGACTTTAACCCAAATTCAGAAATCCAAGATCTCTCCTCTTCTAATTCATCTTGCTTGTTCAATTTTCCTTCTCCCTTGAATCAATACGGAGACGAGGCGATTTACCTTCAGCAGTTCCATGCTATTTTATCTCAAAATAACCTAGATAGTCCGGGGGCCTTGAACGAAATGACTGTTCCTGATATCACAGCATATTCTTGCGAGAATAATAATAGTGGCACGGTGATGGAACATGTGGGTGCAGGAGAAAGCACTGATCAGCCACCGGAGAAAAAGAAATTGTCTAAGAAAGATAGGCACAGCAAGATTAATACTATTCATGGCCCTAGAGACCGAAGAATGAGGCTTTCTCTCGACGTTGCTAGAAGGTTTTTTGGACTGCAAGACATACTGGGGTTTGATAAGGCTAGTAAAACTGTTGAGTGGCTGCTTAGACAGTCGAAAATGGCCATCAAAGAACTTACTGGTCAGACAAACAAAGGCTCTGACACATTTTCACTTTGGGCTTCAGCTTCAGATTGCGAAGTTGTGTCTGGAATCGATGAGTTCTCGGTACCAGAGACTGCATCGACGACTAAAACTGATGGGTCGCCTTCAACTCAGAGGAAAAATAAGAGAATTAGAAGAGTTAGAAAACCTACATTTTATCCCTTTGACAAGGAATCAAGGGAAAAGGCTAGGGAGAGAGCAAGGGAGCGGACAAAGGATAAGAAAAGGCAGCAGCAGCAGCTTGATGATCAGCATTCGACGAACTTAATGACTTGGAGCCCAATTGGAAGCAGCAAAGATCTGGCGGGGAGTAGTCACAACACCATAACCTATAACAGTCTACCTTCATTAGATGAGGTTGAAGAAATGCAAAATGGTTGCGAGGAAAGCATCAATATTATTGATCCTAATTTGTTTATGATAGCTGGAAACTGGAGTCCGTCTGCTCTCTTAAATTATCAGCACAGCGAAATTTCCCACGAG TTTGCAGACTTTCAGTTCCATGGATATCACAACCAAATCTTCTAA